The Diadema setosum chromosome 1, eeDiaSeto1, whole genome shotgun sequence genome has a window encoding:
- the LOC140234221 gene encoding ubiquinone biosynthesis monooxygenase COQ6, mitochondrial-like gives MIHMQKLVLQVQRRGRDISNVCVGLHQLRRRNYSWLSCYNSPTPCRRSTVNMVKSVRVVSSCGRAAIPGDQPHHGCRGREMSSHAAKRKRPMVGSWQTTSEDDLYDVVIVGGGMAGQAMACALGQDPRLADHRILLLEQGKPPKMLSELPEKYSNRVCALNHNSVKLLTDIGAWQHMVKVRVKPFRRMQVWDACSDALIAFNQSPDLSEDMAYIVENDVTNAALLSQLDGVKSNVEVQYEKRLSSIQIPPQGQFEEESWAQVHLEGEESVIKTRLIVGADGARSSVRRMSGLKQLAWNYDQWAVVATLNLAEPTENIVAWQRFLPSGPIALLPLSDDMSSLVWSTSPDHSKDLINMEEQDFVEAVNNAFWDDSHHHPTVDAATQLFGGFLSAVKPEGSSIRQLPPSISGVDPSSRASFPLGLCHAPQYVDSRVALIGDAAHRVHPLAGQGINLGFGDVVTLAQVLSEAAAQGKDLGSTTHLMDYESQRQRHVVPVMGTIDALKRLYSTNNPAAVLVRSLGLQATNALGPLKDRIITSAAT, from the exons ATGATACACATGCAGAAACTGGTGCTACAAGTCCAACGACGAGGCAGAGACATCAGCAATGTCTGTGTTGGTCTTCATCAGCTGCGAAGAAGGAATTACAGTTGGTTGTCCTGTTACAATAGTCCGACACCTTGTAGAAGAAGTACCGTAAACATGGTGAAGTCTGTCAGAGTTGTTTCATCATGTGGACGTGCAGCTATCCCAGGTGATCAACCTCACCATGGTTGTCGAGGAAGAGAAATGAGTAGCCATGCTGCCAAGAGGAAGAGGCCGATGGTCGGCAGCTGGCAGACGACATCTGAGGATGATCTCTACGATGTGGTGATCGTTGGCGGGGGAATGGCTGGACAGGCGATGGCGTGCGCTTTGG GTCAAGACCCAAGGTTGGCTGACCATCGCATTCTGCTCCTAGAGCAGGGCAAGCCACCCAAGATGCTTAGTGAGCTGCCTGAAAAGTACAGCAACAGGGTGTGTGCCCTCAACCACAACTCGGTAAAACTTTTGACAG ACATAGGAGCATGGCAGCACATGGTGAAAGTGAGAGTGAAACCATTCCGCCGCATGCAGGTCTGGGATGCCTGCTCAGATGCACTCATCGCCTTCAACCAGTCCCCTGACCTGTCAGAAGATATGGCCTACATTGTGGAGAACGATGTCACGAATGCTGCCCTCTTGAGTCAGCTGGATGGAGTGAAGAGCAATGTTGAAGTGCAGTATGAAAAGAG ACTGAGCTCGATCCAGATCCCTCCTCAGGGGCAATTCGAGGAGGAGAGCTGGGCCCAGGTGCACCTGGAAGGCGAGGAGAGCGTCATCAAGACCCGGCTGATAGTGGGAGCTGACGGGGCCAGGTCATCGGTGAGGAGGATGTCTGGCCTGAAGCAGCTGGCTTGGAACTATGACCAGTGGGCTGTGGTCGCCACTCTAAACTTGGCAGAG CCAACAGAAAACATTGTTGCTTGGCAACGTTTTCTACCATCAGGGCCGATAGCACTTCTTCCG CTGAGTGATGACATGAGTTCTCTCGTCTGGTCCACAAGTCCCGACCACTCCAAAGACCTCATCAACATGGAGGAACAAGATTTTGTGGAAGCAGTCAATAATGCCTTC TGGGATGACAGTCACCACCACCCAACGGTGGATGCTGCCACCCAGCTCTTTGGAGGATTCCTGTCGGCCGTCAAGCCAGAGGGCTCATCCATCCGCCAGCTGCCTCCCAGCATCTCTGGCGTGGATCCCAGTAGCAGAGCCTCCTTCCCTCTGGGGCTCTGCCACGCCCCTCAATATGTGGACAGCAGAGTTGCTCTCATTGG tgATGCAGCACATCGGGTGCACCCCTTGGCCGGTCAGGGTATTAACCTTGGCTTTGGGGACGTGGTCACCCTTGCGCAAGTCTTGTCCGAGGCTGCTGCACAGGGGAAGGATTTAG GGTCGACTACTCACCTGATGGACTACGAATCCCAGCGCCAGCGCCATGTGGTGCCCGTCATGGGGACCATTGATGCACTGAAGAGACTCTACTCCACCAACAATCCTGCCGCAGTACTAGTCCGCAGCCTCGGCCTGCAGGCCACCAATGCACTGGGACCTCTCAAGGATCGCATCATTACTTCCGCGGCAACGTAG